From the genome of Segatella hominis, one region includes:
- a CDS encoding porin: MKNSIIMALMAMAVTTAGAQEKKTIELPAWLNNVKLSGYGMTQYQYSGQKGKESNSFNIRMGRIALEGRIANDFYWKTQIQFNGNTSDLGSSPRMVDLFAEWQKYSYFKVKIGQFKNPFTFENPMHPIDQGFMGYSQNVSKLAGFSDRAGEHASNGRDIGLQLQGDFLKNANGRNLLHYQIGVFNGQGINTKDVDNQKNVIGGVWVMPVAGMRIGAFGWTGSYARKGNWTETVGDPTSSVTPGATTTIEHKNEVRKLSQNRYAFSFEYKANDWTVRSEYIHSTGMAFAKSITNHGDEASKDCSLNQKIGNKAQGVYGLVIAPIVSKKLYAKARYDMYEANGKTDMMKTQYEVGLNYHINKNFTILSEYAFVNDRTSADHNYSMADVEVCFRF; the protein is encoded by the coding sequence ATGAAAAATAGTATCATCATGGCGCTGATGGCTATGGCAGTAACCACAGCGGGCGCCCAGGAAAAGAAAACAATCGAGTTGCCAGCATGGCTCAACAACGTCAAGTTGTCGGGCTACGGCATGACTCAATATCAGTATAGCGGACAGAAGGGAAAGGAATCCAATTCCTTCAACATCCGCATGGGACGTATCGCCCTTGAAGGGCGTATCGCCAACGATTTCTACTGGAAAACCCAGATCCAGTTTAATGGCAACACTTCCGACCTGGGCAGCAGTCCAAGAATGGTAGATCTGTTTGCCGAATGGCAGAAATACAGTTATTTCAAGGTGAAAATCGGACAGTTCAAGAATCCGTTTACCTTTGAGAATCCGATGCACCCTATCGACCAGGGCTTCATGGGTTATTCCCAGAACGTAAGCAAGTTGGCAGGTTTCAGCGACCGTGCCGGAGAGCACGCTTCCAATGGTCGTGACATCGGTTTGCAGCTTCAGGGTGATTTCCTCAAGAATGCCAACGGCCGCAACCTGCTGCACTATCAGATAGGTGTGTTCAACGGACAGGGCATCAATACCAAGGACGTTGACAATCAGAAGAATGTGATTGGTGGCGTATGGGTAATGCCTGTGGCAGGAATGCGCATCGGAGCTTTCGGCTGGACCGGTTCTTATGCAAGAAAGGGAAACTGGACAGAAACAGTGGGTGATCCAACATCGAGCGTAACTCCAGGAGCCACCACTACAATAGAACACAAAAATGAAGTCAGAAAACTCAGCCAGAACCGATATGCTTTCTCGTTCGAATACAAGGCTAACGACTGGACTGTCCGTTCAGAATATATCCATTCTACGGGTATGGCATTTGCCAAAAGCATAACCAATCATGGGGATGAAGCCTCCAAGGATTGCAGTCTTAACCAAAAAATCGGCAATAAGGCACAGGGTGTATATGGTCTTGTTATCGCACCTATCGTGAGCAAGAAGCTCTATGCAAAGGCTCGCTATGATATGTACGAGGCTAATGGTAAGACAGACATGATGAAAACCCAATACGAAGTCGGTCTGAACTATCATATCAACAAAAACTTCACCATCCTGTCTGAATATGCGTTTGTCAACGACCGCACAAGTGCAGACCACAATTATTCTATGGCAGACGTGGAAGTTTGTTTCAGATTCTAA
- the ppdK gene encoding pyruvate, phosphate dikinase, giving the protein MDEKRVYTFGNGKAEGKADMRNLLGGKGANLAEMNLIGVPVPPGFTITTDVCNEYFEKGKEDVVALLKDEVEKAVQHIEALMNSKFGDVENPLLVSVRSGARASMPGMMDTILNLGLNDEVVEGLARKTGNERFAYDSYRRFVQMYGDVVLGMKPVNKEDIDPFEAIIMEVKKQRGITLDNEMTVDELKHLVKAFKTAIKQQTGKDFPDNPMDQLWGAICAVFDSWMNERAILYRKMEGIPAEWGTAVSVMAMVFGNMGDTSATGVCFSRDAGNGENLFNGEYLINAQGEDVVAGIRTPQQITKIGSQRWAERAGISEEERVAKYPSMEEAMPELYKELDALQTKLENHYHDMQDMEFTVQEGKLWFLQTRNGKRTGTAMVKIAMDLLHEGMIDEKTAILRCEPQKLDELLHPVFDKLALSKAKVITQGLPASPGAACGQIVFHADDAQEWHEDGKKVIMVRIETSPEDLAGMSAAEGILTARGGMTSHAAVVARGMGKCCVSGAGSINVDYKAKTVEIEGVVYKEGDFISLNGTTGQVYAGQIETKAAELSGDFKELMDLCDKYTKMEIRTNADTPHDAEVARAFGAKGIGLTRTEHMFFDDQKIVAMREMILADSVEGREKALAKLLPYQKADFYGILKAMDGCHVNIRLLDPPLHEFVPHDLAGQETMAKEMGVSVEEIKKRVNSLAENNPMLGHRGCRLGITFPEITAMQTRAILGAACELKKEGFHPCPEIMVPLIGTVQELKQQKAIILATSKEVFAEYGVEVEFEIGTMIEIPRAALTAGQIAEEAQYFSFGTNDLTQMTFGYSRDDIASFLPAYMEKKILKVDPFQVLDQEGVGQLIKMAVENGRATRPNLRTGICGEHGGEPSSVKFCAKVGMNYASCSPFRVPIARLAAAQAAVEE; this is encoded by the coding sequence ATGGACGAAAAAAGAGTTTATACTTTCGGTAATGGTAAGGCAGAGGGCAAGGCCGACATGAGAAACTTGCTCGGTGGTAAGGGCGCCAACTTGGCGGAAATGAATCTTATTGGTGTACCTGTACCTCCTGGTTTTACAATTACCACAGATGTGTGCAACGAATACTTTGAAAAAGGCAAGGAAGATGTAGTGGCTCTTCTCAAGGATGAAGTTGAGAAAGCAGTTCAGCATATTGAGGCTTTGATGAACTCAAAGTTTGGAGATGTGGAAAATCCTCTTTTGGTTAGTGTACGTTCCGGTGCTCGTGCTTCTATGCCGGGTATGATGGATACCATCCTCAACCTCGGTTTGAATGATGAGGTAGTAGAGGGCTTGGCTCGTAAAACGGGTAATGAGCGCTTTGCTTATGACAGCTATCGCCGTTTTGTGCAGATGTATGGTGACGTGGTGCTCGGCATGAAGCCTGTCAACAAGGAGGATATCGACCCATTCGAGGCTATCATCATGGAGGTGAAGAAGCAGCGCGGTATCACACTGGACAATGAAATGACAGTAGATGAATTGAAGCATCTTGTCAAGGCATTCAAGACGGCTATCAAGCAGCAGACAGGTAAGGATTTCCCAGACAATCCTATGGATCAGCTTTGGGGTGCCATTTGCGCCGTATTCGATAGTTGGATGAACGAGCGCGCTATTCTCTATCGCAAGATGGAAGGCATTCCTGCAGAGTGGGGTACTGCCGTGTCTGTGATGGCGATGGTATTCGGTAATATGGGTGATACTTCTGCCACAGGTGTTTGCTTCTCCCGTGATGCTGGTAATGGTGAAAACCTCTTCAATGGTGAGTACCTGATCAATGCACAGGGTGAGGACGTAGTGGCTGGTATCCGTACGCCACAGCAGATTACTAAGATTGGTTCTCAGCGCTGGGCTGAGCGTGCAGGTATCTCTGAGGAGGAGCGCGTAGCTAAATATCCTTCTATGGAAGAGGCTATGCCTGAACTTTACAAGGAGCTGGATGCGCTGCAGACTAAGTTGGAGAATCACTATCATGATATGCAGGATATGGAGTTCACCGTACAGGAAGGTAAACTCTGGTTCCTCCAGACACGTAACGGTAAGCGAACAGGTACTGCGATGGTGAAGATTGCTATGGATCTTCTTCACGAGGGTATGATCGACGAGAAGACTGCTATCCTCCGTTGCGAACCACAGAAACTTGATGAATTATTGCACCCTGTATTCGATAAGTTGGCGCTCTCTAAGGCGAAGGTCATCACACAGGGACTCCCTGCTTCTCCAGGTGCTGCTTGTGGTCAGATTGTATTCCATGCAGACGATGCTCAGGAGTGGCATGAGGATGGCAAGAAGGTCATCATGGTTCGTATTGAGACTTCTCCTGAAGACCTCGCTGGTATGTCTGCTGCCGAGGGTATTCTTACCGCTCGTGGTGGTATGACTTCTCACGCTGCCGTAGTGGCTCGTGGTATGGGTAAGTGCTGCGTATCTGGTGCTGGCTCTATCAACGTAGATTATAAGGCAAAGACCGTTGAGATCGAGGGCGTAGTTTACAAGGAGGGTGATTTCATCTCTTTGAACGGTACTACAGGTCAGGTTTATGCTGGTCAGATTGAGACCAAGGCTGCAGAGCTTTCTGGTGACTTCAAGGAACTGATGGATCTCTGTGATAAATATACCAAGATGGAAATCCGTACCAATGCGGATACTCCTCATGATGCTGAGGTAGCTCGTGCATTCGGTGCCAAGGGTATCGGTTTGACACGTACAGAGCACATGTTCTTCGATGATCAGAAGATTGTTGCGATGCGTGAGATGATTTTGGCTGATTCTGTAGAGGGTCGTGAGAAGGCACTTGCCAAGCTCCTCCCTTATCAGAAGGCTGACTTCTACGGCATCCTCAAGGCTATGGACGGTTGCCACGTGAACATCCGCTTGCTCGACCCACCTCTCCATGAGTTCGTACCACACGATTTGGCTGGTCAGGAGACCATGGCTAAGGAAATGGGCGTAAGTGTAGAGGAAATCAAGAAGCGTGTGAACTCTCTGGCAGAGAACAACCCAATGCTCGGTCATCGTGGTTGCCGTCTCGGTATCACATTCCCTGAGATTACGGCGATGCAGACTCGCGCCATCCTTGGTGCAGCTTGCGAATTGAAGAAGGAAGGATTCCATCCATGCCCAGAAATCATGGTTCCTCTCATCGGTACCGTTCAGGAGCTCAAGCAGCAGAAGGCTATCATTCTCGCTACTTCTAAGGAGGTATTCGCTGAGTACGGCGTAGAGGTAGAATTCGAGATTGGTACTATGATCGAGATTCCTCGTGCAGCTCTTACAGCAGGTCAGATTGCGGAAGAGGCTCAGTACTTCTCATTCGGTACCAACGACTTGACTCAGATGACCTTCGGTTACTCTCGTGATGACATCGCTTCATTCCTCCCAGCTTATATGGAGAAGAAGATTTTGAAGGTGGATCCATTCCAGGTTCTTGATCAGGAGGGTGTGGGTCAGCTCATCAAGATGGCAGTAGAGAATGGTCGTGCTACTCGTCCTAACCTCCGTACAGGTATTTGCGGTGAGCACGGTGGTGAGCCATCATCAGTTAAGTTCTGTGCCAAGGTAGGTATGAATTATGCATCCTGCTCTCCATTCCGTGTGCCAATCGCACGTTTGGCTGCGGCGCAGGCGGCAGTAGAGGAGTAA
- a CDS encoding type II toxin-antitoxin system RelE/ParE family toxin — protein sequence MEEIPKFQILYTEEALEFLRSLSEKVQDKIVYNINKCRFYTDNELFKKLENSEIWEFRTLYNKTSYRLFAFWDNDEQTFVVATHGIIKKTQKTPSKEIARAEAIRKEYFNNK from the coding sequence ATGGAAGAAATACCAAAATTTCAAATCCTCTATACAGAGGAAGCTTTGGAGTTCTTGCGTTCACTAAGTGAAAAGGTACAAGATAAAATAGTTTATAATATCAATAAGTGCAGATTCTATACAGATAATGAATTATTCAAAAAACTTGAAAATTCAGAAATCTGGGAGTTTAGAACTCTTTATAACAAAACTTCTTATCGACTTTTTGCATTTTGGGATAATGATGAGCAGACATTTGTTGTTGCTACACATGGTATTATCAAGAAAACTCAAAAGACTCCCAGTAAAGAAATAGCAAGAGCAGAAGCAATAAGAAAAGAATATTTTAATAATAAATGA
- a CDS encoding helix-turn-helix domain-containing protein, with protein sequence MEKMKLYTHDEMMDSVIGEKGTPRRDKLEADLKTYLMGEAIRKAREERHLTQEQLGKMIGVKKAQISRMENGANLSFSTIARVFKAMNISAHFSMAGIGNVALW encoded by the coding sequence ATGGAAAAAATGAAACTTTATACTCATGACGAAATGATGGATAGTGTCATTGGGGAAAAAGGTACGCCAAGACGTGATAAGCTGGAAGCTGATCTGAAAACTTATCTAATGGGGGAAGCTATCAGAAAGGCAAGAGAAGAAAGACACTTGACCCAAGAACAACTTGGAAAAATGATTGGTGTTAAAAAAGCGCAAATATCTCGTATGGAAAATGGGGCTAATCTTTCTTTTTCCACAATAGCAAGAGTTTTCAAGGCTATGAATATTTCTGCGCATTTTAGTATGGCAGGAATAGGGAATGTAGCTTTGTGGTAA
- a CDS encoding DUF3256 family protein: protein MKKLFAFLWVVLLVASVQAKSLKDLWVSMPDSLLPTLDRNLRLELVELEEMGVKPNVKNLLGEDCEMDTLTNDYLECTTSKVARLQMIYLPLSAADSILCVIKIFNAPSKESEIRFYDQGWRSLPVTSYLTKDQYSLGCYIKPKSDTMRVEEYEELKSKLEPVMFVTEYLPTAQAFRVQVSLPLLSNEDKLKVQSILVQRKFKWVLGRFNEI, encoded by the coding sequence ATGAAGAAACTTTTTGCTTTTCTGTGGGTAGTATTGTTGGTGGCTTCTGTTCAGGCTAAGTCGCTCAAGGATTTGTGGGTATCTATGCCAGACTCTCTTCTGCCAACCTTAGACAGGAATCTTCGTCTGGAGTTGGTGGAATTAGAGGAAATGGGTGTGAAGCCTAACGTGAAGAACCTTTTGGGCGAGGACTGTGAAATGGATACGCTGACGAATGATTATCTGGAGTGTACTACCAGTAAGGTGGCTCGTCTGCAAATGATATATCTGCCTTTATCGGCAGCCGATTCTATTCTTTGCGTAATCAAGATCTTCAATGCTCCATCCAAGGAAAGCGAAATCCGTTTCTATGATCAGGGATGGCGTTCTTTGCCTGTAACCTCCTATTTGACCAAGGATCAGTATTCATTAGGTTGTTATATTAAACCTAAATCAGATACGATGCGTGTAGAAGAGTATGAGGAATTGAAGAGCAAGCTTGAGCCAGTCATGTTTGTAACGGAGTATCTCCCCACAGCGCAAGCCTTTCGCGTTCAGGTATCCCTGCCATTACTGTCGAATGAAGATAAATTGAAGGTGCAGTCCATTTTAGTGCAAAGAAAGTTTAAATGGGTTCTTGGAAGATTTAACGAAATATAA
- a CDS encoding chromate transporter, which translates to MIFLDLFLTFTKIGTFNFGGGYAMLSLIHNETVVKNHWLTNAEFTDIVAISQSTPGPIGINCATYVGYTSVLHAGYSHWVACIGSLIASLSIIWLPFIIMILISKYLMSHKDSKDVKNIFSGLRPAIIGLIAAAAVLLMNKENFGSPVDSPYQFTISVLLFAFAFYFTKVRKTNPILVMLLCGLIGIFIL; encoded by the coding sequence ATGATTTTTCTGGATCTATTTCTCACGTTCACAAAGATAGGAACATTCAATTTTGGCGGAGGCTATGCCATGCTTTCGCTCATCCACAATGAGACTGTAGTAAAAAATCACTGGCTCACGAATGCCGAGTTCACGGACATTGTAGCCATCAGCCAGTCCACACCTGGACCGATAGGCATCAATTGTGCCACTTATGTAGGTTACACCTCCGTACTTCATGCCGGCTATTCCCATTGGGTAGCCTGTATAGGTTCACTCATCGCCTCCCTTTCGATCATTTGGTTACCCTTCATCATCATGATATTAATCAGTAAGTATTTAATGAGCCACAAGGATTCCAAGGATGTGAAGAACATATTCAGCGGTCTCCGTCCTGCCATTATAGGTCTGATAGCCGCAGCAGCAGTATTATTGATGAACAAGGAGAACTTCGGTTCGCCAGTAGATAGTCCATACCAGTTTACAATCAGTGTACTCCTCTTTGCCTTCGCCTTTTATTTCACGAAAGTAAGGAAGACGAATCCGATTTTAGTCATGCTGCTTTGTGGTCTCATCGGAATATTCATATTATAG
- a CDS encoding chromate transporter, which yields MLLNFFATCNKIGAFTLGGGYAMIPIMEREFVDKNKWMDKQEFMDIMVVAQTTPGIFAIDMASHIGYKLKGVWGGIVGAIGIALPSIIAILIIAMFFQHFKDNYWVAKFFAGVRPAVVALIAAPCFKMAKTANINKYNFWIPIVCCALIALPVFAVSPIYVIIAAGVLGWLYGRIIKKDK from the coding sequence ATGTTATTGAATTTTTTCGCGACGTGCAACAAGATTGGGGCATTCACCTTGGGAGGAGGTTATGCCATGATCCCCATCATGGAGAGAGAGTTTGTGGATAAGAACAAGTGGATGGACAAACAGGAGTTTATGGACATCATGGTAGTAGCGCAGACCACTCCGGGAATCTTTGCCATCGACATGGCCAGTCATATCGGATATAAATTAAAAGGAGTATGGGGAGGCATCGTGGGCGCCATAGGCATCGCCTTGCCATCAATAATCGCCATCCTCATCATCGCTATGTTTTTCCAGCATTTCAAGGACAATTACTGGGTGGCTAAATTTTTTGCAGGAGTAAGACCTGCCGTAGTAGCCCTGATAGCAGCACCTTGTTTCAAGATGGCAAAGACTGCCAACATCAACAAGTACAATTTTTGGATACCGATTGTATGCTGTGCACTCATCGCATTGCCGGTATTCGCCGTATCCCCTATTTATGTCATTATAGCAGCCGGTGTACTCGGTTGGCTATATGGCAGAATCATCAAAAAGGACAAGTAA
- a CDS encoding MFS transporter, which yields MNLKVRLAVMNFLEFAVWGAYLTSMGNYLGKAGMGAEIAWFYAIQGIVSIFMPTLMGIVADKWIQPQRLLGYCHLLAGVGMCALFAMGQAAAQPDEVLFMAVYTFSVAFYMPTLALSNTAAFTILKDHGLDTVKDFPPIRVFGTVGFILMMWVVNCATWEDGSFSFLLTENANKFQYTHLQFLMSGLMSFVLFLYCYSLPQCKIVRKEDQSIAEMWGLDAFKLFKSKQMALFFIFSCLLGMSLQVTNGYATPFITSFKGDPAMIDTFAANNATLLVSISQVAEALCILLIPFFLKRFGIKVVMLIAMFAWVLRFGFFGLGNPAFPGVILFVASCIVYGVAFDFFNVSGGLFVDQKCDPKIRASAQGLFMLMTNGLGATIGTLLAGQVINHYCQFNEQGYLMGDWRSCWLIFAGYALVVAVLFAFLFKPKKQN from the coding sequence ATGAATTTGAAAGTACGTTTGGCAGTGATGAACTTCCTGGAGTTTGCAGTCTGGGGAGCTTATCTTACTTCTATGGGCAATTATCTTGGCAAAGCTGGCATGGGCGCAGAAATTGCCTGGTTTTACGCTATTCAGGGAATAGTGTCTATCTTTATGCCTACCTTGATGGGTATTGTTGCTGATAAATGGATTCAGCCTCAACGCCTCCTCGGGTATTGCCATCTCCTGGCTGGCGTGGGGATGTGTGCACTCTTTGCCATGGGACAGGCTGCTGCTCAACCGGACGAGGTGCTCTTTATGGCTGTCTATACCTTCAGTGTGGCTTTCTATATGCCTACGCTCGCTCTGTCAAACACGGCTGCTTTCACCATTCTCAAGGATCATGGACTGGATACCGTGAAAGATTTTCCGCCTATTCGTGTGTTCGGTACTGTGGGCTTCATCCTCATGATGTGGGTGGTGAATTGCGCAACTTGGGAAGACGGTTCTTTCTCTTTCCTCCTTACTGAAAATGCAAATAAGTTCCAATATACGCATCTGCAGTTCCTCATGTCGGGATTGATGAGCTTTGTGCTTTTCCTTTATTGTTATTCCCTGCCTCAGTGTAAGATAGTAAGGAAGGAAGACCAGAGTATTGCGGAGATGTGGGGACTGGATGCCTTCAAACTGTTTAAGTCTAAGCAGATGGCGCTGTTCTTTATTTTCTCCTGTCTCTTAGGTATGTCTCTGCAGGTAACCAATGGTTATGCTACTCCTTTTATTACCAGTTTCAAGGGAGATCCTGCCATGATAGATACTTTCGCTGCCAATAATGCTACTCTGTTGGTTTCTATATCTCAGGTGGCTGAGGCGCTGTGTATCCTGCTGATTCCGTTCTTCCTGAAGCGTTTTGGTATCAAGGTGGTGATGTTGATTGCCATGTTTGCCTGGGTGCTCCGATTTGGCTTCTTCGGATTGGGTAATCCTGCCTTTCCGGGTGTCATCCTCTTTGTGGCTTCCTGCATCGTTTATGGTGTGGCTTTCGACTTCTTCAATGTTTCTGGTGGATTGTTTGTTGACCAGAAATGCGACCCGAAGATTAGGGCTTCTGCCCAGGGACTGTTTATGCTGATGACGAATGGTCTGGGAGCTACAATCGGTACGCTGTTGGCTGGACAGGTGATCAATCATTATTGCCAGTTCAATGAACAGGGATATTTGATGGGCGACTGGAGAAGTTGCTGGTTGATTTTTGCCGGTTATGCGCTTGTTGTAGCTGTGCTTTTTGCTTTCTTGTTTAAACCTAAGAAGCAAAACTAA
- a CDS encoding bifunctional nuclease domain-containing protein, which produces MDSCLLDVKSVSEILGIDDVALVSLVNSAETRQLVVACDLEMRDLIMKYMADKPETQMLFPSVVSDILGTRDKSSLEVRIFGLKDGVYQTEICDQLTQRSFPIRCSDGIFFAIVCKLHIYASAEVMRCHSIPYETFATKVGLPLTVLSDKLLKDSLQKAIETENYEMASNLRDELNKRHKDKHE; this is translated from the coding sequence ATGGACTCATGTTTATTAGATGTTAAAAGTGTTTCCGAGATTTTAGGAATAGATGATGTGGCTCTGGTGTCTTTGGTTAATTCTGCAGAGACCAGACAGCTTGTCGTTGCGTGTGATCTGGAGATGCGTGACTTGATCATGAAGTATATGGCGGATAAGCCTGAGACCCAGATGCTTTTCCCAAGTGTGGTGAGTGATATCTTAGGTACGCGGGATAAGAGTTCGCTGGAGGTCAGAATCTTTGGTTTGAAAGATGGTGTTTATCAGACTGAAATTTGTGATCAGTTGACACAGAGGTCTTTCCCTATCAGATGTAGTGACGGAATCTTCTTTGCTATTGTCTGCAAGCTCCATATTTATGCTTCGGCAGAGGTGATGCGCTGTCATTCTATTCCTTACGAGACGTTTGCTACGAAGGTAGGGCTTCCTTTAACCGTACTCTCTGATAAGCTGCTCAAGGATTCTCTCCAAAAGGCGATTGAGACAGAAAACTACGAGATGGCTTCCAATTTGCGGGATGAACTCAATAAAAGACATAAAGATAAGCACGAATGA
- a CDS encoding 16S rRNA (uracil(1498)-N(3))-methyltransferase: MKEVRYFFVPDAGNVTELPQEEAKHALKVLRLSSGDEINLMDGEGNFYRAEVSLASSKHCLYQILETFPQQPAWKGKVHLAIAPTKMMDRIEWMAEKATEIGFDELSFLSAKFSERKTIRVDRVDKIVVSAVKQSHKAWKPVVNEMTPFKEFIAQPRTGKKYICHCYEEIDKVDLFAELQKPLDDEGDVTILVGPEGDFSIEEVQLALQHGYVSVSLGTSRLRTETAGLMAVAMANLARRI, translated from the coding sequence ATGAAAGAAGTAAGATATTTTTTTGTGCCTGATGCTGGCAATGTGACGGAATTGCCTCAGGAGGAGGCTAAGCATGCGCTCAAAGTGCTGCGCCTCTCCTCGGGTGATGAGATAAATCTGATGGACGGTGAGGGTAACTTCTATCGTGCGGAAGTTAGTCTCGCCTCCAGCAAGCACTGTCTCTATCAGATTTTGGAAACTTTCCCTCAACAGCCTGCCTGGAAGGGAAAGGTGCATTTAGCTATTGCGCCTACGAAGATGATGGATCGTATCGAATGGATGGCTGAAAAGGCTACGGAAATCGGCTTTGATGAACTCTCTTTTCTCTCTGCCAAATTTTCTGAGCGCAAGACTATTCGTGTGGACCGTGTGGATAAGATTGTGGTTTCTGCCGTCAAGCAGAGTCATAAGGCTTGGAAACCTGTGGTGAATGAGATGACTCCTTTTAAGGAGTTTATAGCCCAGCCTCGTACGGGGAAAAAATATATCTGCCATTGCTATGAGGAGATAGACAAGGTGGACTTGTTTGCTGAACTCCAGAAGCCTTTGGATGATGAGGGAGATGTCACGATTCTGGTGGGACCGGAAGGGGATTTCTCTATCGAAGAGGTGCAGTTGGCTTTGCAACATGGATATGTATCGGTGAGTTTAGGTACCAGCCGATTACGTACGGAGACTGCTGGTCTGATGGCTGTGGCTATGGCTAATTTGGCTCGACGCATTTAA